From Desulfitibacter alkalitolerans DSM 16504:
AAAACAAATTACTAAAGGTTGTATTTATAATAAATTTTTTCCCTTTTATTTATATCTAATTGTTGTCAAATAAAAAAAGGAGGAAGGTTATATGGACTTAGATAGGTTAGTAGATTTAGAAGAGCTCGTTTATTATAACCAAATTCAACCTATTAAGTCAGATGGTGGCGTACTTATATTTAATTCAAAAGAAATAGAAGAGATTACAAATAAGATCTATAATGAAATTTCTTTAGCTAAAGCATTACTTAAAAAAAATATTCAGTTAATGCTAATGAATTTCCATTTTTAAATCAAAAAGCAAATTATTATTTATTAAAAAATTCTGCTTTGGCCCAAAACAACTTATTTAAAAATTTTATTGGAGTAGATTCCCATTTTCTTGTATTTTCTTTATCTTTATATGGTGACAAAGAGAATCAAAAAAAGTTAAATCAACTATTTCAAGAATTTTATTTTGAATATGCTTTTGTAGGATATCTAAGTAAAGTACTTTTTTATGAAGCAATTAATTTTGACAAAAAAATAAGAATACACAATGAAAAAAATCAATTAATTTTAGACAAAACAATTAATAATTTATCAAAAACTTCATTTTTGGAACAATTAACTAAAAATAATAATGTTGAATATATAATTAATTTTGACTCTTTTATGGATAATTTATCAGAGAAACAATTATTTCTAGCTTTTAAAAAATTAACTAAACATCAACAGCGTATATTATACCTCGCATACGGCCTAAGTTTAAAAGATCTGGAGAT
This genomic window contains:
- a CDS encoding sigma-70 family RNA polymerase sigma factor, translating into MAQNNLFKNFIGVDSHFLVFSLSLYGDKENQKKLNQLFQEFYFEYAFVGYLSKVLFYEAINFDKKIRIHNEKNQLILDKTINNLSKTSFLEQLTKNNNVEYIINFDSFMDNLSEKQLFLAFKKLTKHQQRILYLAYGLSLKDLEISKVLNVSQQAVSKTRNIGLKNLRRAMEATK